The following are encoded together in the Lathyrus oleraceus cultivar Zhongwan6 chromosome 3, CAAS_Psat_ZW6_1.0, whole genome shotgun sequence genome:
- the LOC127127964 gene encoding uncharacterized protein LOC127127964, which produces MEALVACYGDGSSDSDSDSESSPSNPSLAYSEGQALLPTRSTDVREPFSEVCVQPLPPPPIALLNPPNFLGPQDMQIHQTNKVRSFPHVDGNYALHVYIPINISSPSKKN; this is translated from the exons ATGGAGGCATTAGTAGCTTGTTATGGTGATGGAtcttctgattcagattcagACTCTGAATCTTCACCTTCAAATCCATCTTTAGCTTACTCAGAAGGACAAGCGCTGTTGCCAACCCGATCAACAGACGTTCGGGAACCGTTTTCTGAAGTATGTGTCCAACCCTTGCCACCACCTCCAATTGCACTCCTTAATCCTCCAAATTTTCTCG GGCCTCAAGATATGCAGATACATCAGACAAATAAAGTTAGGAGCTTCCCTCATGTTGATGGTAACTATGCCTTACATGTATATATACCAA